Proteins encoded within one genomic window of bacterium:
- a CDS encoding serine hydrolase domain-containing protein yields MKGAPGRWTILLLAVCIAGCSSAPPRPESVGRDDYAKVTEYVSALVRHQMKKRDVTGLSIALIDDQRVVWAEGFGFADKAGNVPASPETVYRVGSISKLFTSTAAMQLAERGRMDIDRPLADYLPGFSVRTRFVDSAPITPRSIMTHHSGLPSDYEKGMWTRNPEPFTRLVDHVRDEYAANPPCTVFSYSNLGMSLLGDAVGKAAGRDFVSQVRDEILLPLEMNRSSFSPSVDRTPFAAKGYRKGKEAEDPPLRDVPAGGLNSSVLDLSRFVRMVFAGGKAGDCQIIKPETLAEMLRPQNADVPLDLDFRVGLGWMLGGLGDIDIRNGGPVAHHAGATLLFHGQMIVLPARKLGVVVLANSATSGPVVGNVATEALKLALEAKTGERQPEREEPGGGEGSLSREALQRYEGWYATQIGAVKVHGSPGGLRADVMDRTLRLDPRADGSFGLRYLLWGLFPIRIEELDGVGVSRRDVAGREILAAGMHGRELLIGERIRPTDLPAAWIARTGEYEIANPGGDAILPEKLRLRVDDGFLFVDYSIPLLFPGVANFVLAPVSDAEAVIRGFGRGTGETVRAVTVDGENMLSYSGFLMRKKGR; encoded by the coding sequence ATGAAGGGAGCTCCGGGTCGCTGGACGATCCTGCTGCTGGCGGTTTGCATCGCCGGTTGCTCAAGCGCGCCGCCGCGGCCGGAATCGGTCGGAAGGGACGATTACGCAAAGGTGACGGAGTACGTCTCCGCGCTGGTCCGCCACCAGATGAAGAAGCGGGACGTGACGGGGTTGAGCATCGCGTTGATCGACGATCAGCGGGTGGTGTGGGCGGAAGGCTTCGGGTTCGCCGACAAGGCCGGAAACGTCCCGGCGTCGCCGGAAACGGTCTACCGGGTCGGATCCATTTCGAAGCTTTTCACGTCGACCGCCGCCATGCAGCTCGCCGAGCGGGGCAGGATGGATATCGACCGTCCTCTCGCCGACTATCTCCCCGGGTTCTCGGTCCGGACCCGATTCGTCGATTCGGCGCCGATCACCCCTCGCAGCATCATGACCCACCATTCGGGGCTTCCTTCCGACTACGAGAAAGGGATGTGGACCCGGAATCCGGAACCGTTCACCCGGCTGGTCGACCATGTCAGGGACGAATACGCGGCGAATCCGCCCTGCACCGTGTTTTCCTACTCCAACCTCGGGATGAGCCTCCTCGGAGATGCAGTCGGGAAGGCGGCAGGCCGCGACTTCGTCTCCCAGGTCCGGGACGAGATCCTTCTTCCGCTGGAAATGAACCGTTCGTCCTTCTCCCCGTCGGTCGACCGGACCCCGTTCGCGGCGAAAGGGTACAGGAAGGGGAAGGAAGCGGAAGATCCCCCGCTGCGCGACGTACCGGCCGGGGGGCTGAACAGCAGCGTGCTCGACCTGAGCCGCTTCGTCCGGATGGTGTTCGCAGGCGGAAAAGCCGGCGATTGTCAAATCATCAAACCCGAAACGCTCGCCGAAATGCTCCGCCCGCAAAATGCCGATGTTCCCCTCGACCTCGATTTCCGGGTCGGTCTCGGCTGGATGCTCGGCGGCCTGGGGGACATCGACATCCGCAACGGCGGCCCGGTGGCGCACCACGCCGGCGCCACCCTCCTGTTTCACGGTCAGATGATCGTCCTGCCGGCGCGGAAACTCGGGGTGGTGGTCCTGGCGAACTCCGCCACGTCGGGACCGGTCGTGGGAAACGTCGCGACGGAGGCGCTGAAGCTCGCCCTGGAGGCGAAAACGGGGGAACGACAACCGGAACGGGAAGAGCCCGGGGGTGGCGAGGGCTCCCTTTCCCGGGAAGCGCTGCAACGGTACGAGGGTTGGTATGCCACGCAGATCGGCGCGGTGAAGGTCCACGGATCGCCGGGAGGGTTGCGGGCCGACGTCATGGACCGGACGCTGCGGCTGGACCCCCGCGCCGACGGATCGTTCGGCCTGCGATACCTGCTCTGGGGACTTTTCCCCATCCGGATCGAGGAACTGGACGGCGTGGGTGTTTCCCGGAGGGACGTTGCGGGACGGGAGATCCTGGCTGCCGGCATGCACGGGCGGGAGTTGTTGATCGGAGAGCGGATCCGTCCGACGGATCTCCCCGCCGCGTGGATCGCGCGAACGGGGGAGTACGAGATCGCCAACCCGGGAGGAGACGCCATCCTGCCGGAAAAGCTTCGGCTCCGCGTGGACGACGGCTTCCTGTTCGTCGATTACTCGATCCCGCTTCTCTTCCCCGGGGTAGCGAACTTCGTGCTCGCCCCGGTCTCCGACGCCGAGGCGGTGATCCGGGGGTTCGGGCGAGGGACGGGTGAGACGGTCCGGGCGGTCACCGTCGACGGGGAGAACATGCTCTCCTATTCCGGGTTCCTGATGAGGAAAAAGGGGAGGTAA
- a CDS encoding CBS domain-containing protein, whose product MNRDICERHVSEYMNPATPVVSMRTSIQDALRLVNVHGFSALPVCEEGRFLGMVREKDLLSMTPSQATSLSRFEIHSLLDKVKVGSIVKFPSATAAPDLPLCEAAEIMRKQSADVLPVVDRSRYAGLLSWRDLIDASLEDCTSIGGCGRRK is encoded by the coding sequence ATGAACAGGGATATTTGCGAAAGACACGTCTCGGAATACATGAACCCGGCGACGCCGGTCGTTTCGATGCGGACAAGCATCCAGGATGCGTTGCGACTTGTGAACGTCCACGGTTTTTCCGCGTTGCCCGTGTGCGAGGAAGGACGCTTCCTGGGAATGGTGAGGGAGAAGGACCTGCTGTCGATGACCCCATCGCAGGCCACATCGCTCTCCCGCTTCGAAATTCACTCGCTCCTCGACAAAGTGAAGGTCGGATCGATCGTGAAGTTTCCCTCCGCGACGGCGGCCCCTGATCTCCCCTTGTGCGAAGCGGCGGAGATCATGCGGAAACAGTCGGCGGATGTCCTTCCGGTCGTCGACCGGTCCCGGTACGCGGGACTCCTTTCCTGGAGGGACCTGATCGATGCGTCATTGGAGGATTGCACGTCGATCGGCGGGTGCGGGAGGCGGAAATGA
- a CDS encoding thioesterase family protein produces MQDLPITYRGVVYPWHCDHMGHMNVMWYVGKFDEATWQLLSMMGLSPSFLRERSRGMGAVQENITYKRELRAGDVVSIRSGVVEIREKAVRFLHEMYNDETGDISAAVEMTAVHMDTVLRKSCPFPGEVFDRARALIVPRKEDACRT; encoded by the coding sequence ATGCAGGATCTGCCGATTACGTACCGGGGCGTCGTCTATCCCTGGCACTGCGACCACATGGGCCACATGAACGTGATGTGGTACGTCGGGAAGTTCGACGAGGCCACATGGCAGCTGCTTTCGATGATGGGCCTTTCCCCGTCGTTCCTGCGGGAGCGGAGCCGGGGGATGGGCGCCGTGCAGGAAAACATCACCTACAAGCGGGAACTCCGGGCGGGAGACGTGGTCTCGATCCGGTCCGGCGTGGTGGAGATCCGCGAGAAGGCGGTCCGCTTCCTCCACGAGATGTACAACGATGAAACGGGGGACATATCGGCCGCCGTGGAGATGACCGCCGTTCACATGGACACGGTGTTACGAAAATCGTGCCCGTTTCCCGGGGAGGTGTTCGATCGTGCCCGCGCATTGATCGTGCCCCGGAAGGAGGACGCATGCCGCACGTGA
- a CDS encoding enoyl-CoA hydratase-related protein produces the protein MAKVVYEKRDRIGYVTLNRPEARNALDDELNDGLWDAWADFNADDSLDVAIVTGAGKAFCAGADLKSWIPKWEHATMLDARKNAARGIAGGITRGQHRITKPIIAAVNGFAIGGGFELALACDIRIASEKAKFGVFEVRQGLHQGDGGIVRLVAIAGIGVALDLTLTGREVSAEEAYRLGLVNLVVPHEELLPTAERWARMILANGQQAIRSAKETILEVIGRPLDDALRLETVNGYSSVGDFREVAERLQKFFGK, from the coding sequence ATGGCCAAGGTCGTCTACGAAAAGCGGGACCGGATCGGGTACGTCACCCTGAACCGCCCGGAGGCGAGAAACGCCCTGGACGACGAATTGAACGACGGCCTGTGGGATGCATGGGCCGATTTCAACGCGGATGATTCGCTCGATGTCGCGATCGTGACCGGAGCCGGGAAGGCCTTCTGCGCCGGGGCCGACCTGAAATCGTGGATCCCGAAGTGGGAGCACGCCACCATGCTCGACGCGCGGAAAAACGCGGCGAGGGGGATCGCGGGCGGAATCACCCGGGGGCAGCACCGGATCACGAAGCCGATCATCGCGGCCGTAAACGGTTTCGCGATCGGGGGAGGATTCGAGCTGGCGCTCGCGTGCGATATCCGCATCGCGTCGGAAAAGGCGAAGTTCGGCGTGTTCGAGGTGCGGCAGGGATTGCACCAGGGCGACGGGGGGATCGTGCGACTCGTCGCCATCGCCGGAATCGGCGTCGCCCTCGACCTGACCCTGACGGGGCGCGAGGTTTCCGCGGAAGAGGCGTACCGGCTGGGATTGGTGAACCTGGTCGTGCCGCACGAGGAGCTGCTGCCGACGGCGGAACGCTGGGCGCGGATGATCCTCGCCAACGGCCAGCAGGCGATCCGGTCCGCCAAGGAGACGATCCTCGAGGTCATCGGCCGCCCGCTGGACGATGCGCTACGGCTCGAAACGGTCAACGGATATTCGAGCGTCGGGGATTTCCGGGAGGTCGCGGAGAGGCTGCAGAAGTTCTTCGGGAAATAA
- a CDS encoding epoxyqueuosine reductase gives MKERIRRFAAGLEIDDVGFAAASGYRSPLSPPLESIFPGVRSIIVLAYKELDSCDSPDVHIAMSGRMDLMEFSRSCNYKLARHLERSFGARTMTVPASYPMVQTEETKGTVGQVSLRHAAVAAGLGAFGSNNLVVHPRFGCRTVFTAILADLEIPPDPPVAENPCTDCGLCVQGCPGKALDDPGRTDVMKCVKTSMPYGLSGAIRFWSRYGEVSVPERKAMLRDPIFWRLCQAGHIGPQYFCFACMNVCPVGRKATA, from the coding sequence ATGAAAGAGCGTATCCGCCGCTTCGCGGCGGGGTTGGAGATCGACGACGTGGGATTCGCAGCGGCATCCGGCTACCGCAGCCCCCTCTCGCCTCCCCTGGAATCGATCTTCCCCGGTGTGAGGTCGATCATCGTGCTCGCCTACAAGGAGCTCGACAGCTGCGATAGCCCGGACGTTCACATCGCGATGAGCGGGCGCATGGACCTGATGGAGTTCTCGCGGTCGTGCAACTACAAGCTGGCGCGCCACCTGGAGAGAAGTTTCGGCGCCCGGACCATGACCGTTCCCGCCTCGTACCCCATGGTCCAGACCGAGGAAACCAAGGGGACGGTCGGCCAGGTGTCGCTCCGTCACGCCGCGGTCGCCGCAGGGCTGGGGGCGTTCGGCAGCAACAACCTCGTGGTCCATCCCCGTTTCGGGTGCCGGACCGTCTTCACTGCGATCCTCGCCGATCTCGAGATTCCACCGGATCCTCCCGTCGCGGAGAACCCGTGCACGGACTGCGGGCTGTGCGTGCAAGGCTGCCCCGGAAAGGCGTTGGACGATCCGGGCCGGACCGACGTGATGAAGTGCGTCAAGACCAGCATGCCGTACGGGTTGAGCGGGGCGATCCGGTTCTGGAGCAGGTACGGCGAGGTTTCCGTACCGGAGCGGAAGGCGATGCTCCGGGACCCGATCTTCTGGCGGCTCTGCCAGGCGGGCCACATCGGCCCTCAATACTTCTGCTTTGCCTGCATGAACGTGTGCCCTGTCGGGCGCAAAGCGACGGCGTGA
- a CDS encoding TetR/AcrR family transcriptional regulator, giving the protein MRKDGRETRRDIIEKSLQIFSVKGYHNTSISDIMAATGLTKGGLYAHFDSKEALWNAAYERAVEIWKGIVFKDVRKVSDPLERIAKTIENDLRDYCCGEVFEGGCFFFNMLVELSGQSASMSGRIMEGFSQFSDLLASWLEEAKSEGRLKPGVRIREVADFIITSINGAAALYAATRNDRYPRAIEHQINTYIRMLRV; this is encoded by the coding sequence ATGCGTAAAGACGGCAGGGAAACGCGGCGGGACATCATCGAGAAATCGCTGCAGATCTTCTCGGTGAAGGGATATCACAACACCTCCATCAGCGACATCATGGCCGCGACCGGGCTGACGAAGGGCGGGCTGTATGCCCACTTCGACAGCAAGGAGGCCCTCTGGAACGCCGCGTACGAGAGAGCGGTCGAGATCTGGAAGGGGATCGTCTTCAAGGACGTCCGAAAGGTGTCCGACCCGCTGGAGAGGATCGCCAAGACGATCGAGAACGACCTTCGCGACTACTGCTGCGGGGAGGTGTTCGAGGGCGGCTGCTTCTTCTTCAACATGCTCGTCGAACTCTCGGGCCAGTCCGCCTCGATGAGCGGCCGGATCATGGAGGGGTTCTCGCAATTCTCCGACCTGCTGGCTTCCTGGCTGGAAGAGGCGAAATCCGAAGGAAGGCTCAAGCCCGGCGTGAGGATCCGGGAGGTCGCCGACTTCATCATCACCTCCATCAACGGCGCGGCCGCGTTGTATGCGGCGACCCGGAACGACCGGTATCCACGGGCGATCGAACACCAGATCAACACCTACATCCGCATGCTGAGGGTCTGA
- a CDS encoding DinB family protein, with translation MVPLIRLIFPVLETTPLRWNRLASNLPPELFHREPAPDEWSAYDCLRHIVDTERSVFPVRVGCLLRREDFPAFNPGQEKRTGGVKPTPVELAGEFERLRKNSLALLSKIGAGDLRCTARHQELGLVTLEEMLHQWAGHDLMHTIQAERAVLQPFIDGCGPWRRYFSDHMVPPDA, from the coding sequence ATGGTACCGCTGATCCGTTTGATCTTCCCCGTGCTCGAGACGACCCCGCTGCGGTGGAACCGGTTGGCTTCGAATCTGCCGCCGGAGCTCTTCCACAGGGAACCTGCGCCGGACGAGTGGTCGGCATACGACTGTTTACGTCATATCGTCGACACCGAGAGATCGGTGTTCCCCGTACGTGTCGGTTGCCTGCTGCGCAGGGAGGATTTCCCTGCATTCAACCCGGGGCAAGAGAAGCGGACCGGAGGAGTCAAACCCACCCCCGTCGAGCTTGCCGGTGAATTCGAACGGCTGCGGAAGAATAGCCTGGCGCTGCTGTCGAAGATCGGCGCAGGCGATTTGAGGTGCACGGCGCGACACCAGGAGCTGGGACTGGTGACCCTCGAGGAAATGCTCCACCAATGGGCAGGACATGACCTGATGCACACGATCCAGGCCGAGAGGGCGGTGCTGCAGCCGTTCATCGACGGTTGCGGACCGTGGAGACGGTATTTTTCGGACCACATGGTTCCGCCCGATGCGTAA
- a CDS encoding serine hydrolase domain-containing protein, with protein sequence MPHVSVRAMRGAPGHWTILLLAVCITGCASAPTRPAAIGRGDYARVAEYVSALARHEMRKRDVTGLSIALIDDQRVVWAEGFGYADKDGNVPASPETVYRVGSISKLFTATAAMQLVEKGTLDIDRSLRDYLPEFSIRTRFADAPPITPRSLMTHHSGLPSDYLKGMWTRNPEPFTRVAGHLGDEFTANPPGAVYSYSNLGMSLLGDVVGKAAGRDFASQVREEILLPLGMTRSSFASTADRTSFASKGYREGKEAEDLSLRDIPAGGLNSSVLDLSRFLRMVFAGGKAGDRQIIKPETLAEMLRPQNADVPLDLDFRVGLGWMLGGLGNIDIRNGGPVAHHAGSMFQFHGQLIALPERKLGVVVLANSATSGPVVGDVATEALKLALEAKTGERQPERETPKGGEGSLSMEALQRYEGWYATSFGTVNVRNTSRGLRADIMNRTLWLAPLPDGSLRLQYRLLGLFPIRIEALAGVGISQVDVAGREILAARMRGRAYPIGERMRPVPVSAKWLARTGEYEVANPDEDAVLPKKVRLRAEDGFLLVEYSIPLLFPGTMSSAIAPVSDEEAVIRGLGRGMGETIRVVSKDGEEMLLYSGFMHRKKR encoded by the coding sequence ATGCCGCACGTCAGCGTACGCGCAATGAGGGGCGCCCCGGGTCATTGGACGATCCTGCTGCTGGCGGTTTGCATCACCGGCTGCGCGAGCGCGCCGACGCGCCCGGCAGCGATCGGAAGGGGCGACTACGCAAGGGTCGCGGAGTACGTTTCGGCGCTGGCCCGCCACGAGATGAGGAAGCGGGACGTGACCGGGCTGAGCATCGCGTTGATCGACGATCAGCGGGTGGTGTGGGCGGAAGGGTTCGGTTACGCCGACAAGGACGGAAACGTCCCGGCTTCGCCGGAAACCGTCTACCGGGTCGGATCCATTTCGAAGCTCTTCACGGCGACCGCCGCCATGCAACTGGTCGAAAAGGGGACGTTGGACATCGATCGTAGCCTCCGGGATTATCTCCCCGAATTTTCGATCCGGACCCGGTTCGCCGATGCGCCGCCCATCACCCCGCGTTCCCTCATGACCCACCATTCGGGGTTGCCCTCGGACTACCTGAAAGGGATGTGGACCCGGAATCCCGAACCGTTCACCCGGGTGGCCGGACACCTCGGGGACGAATTCACGGCGAATCCGCCCGGCGCCGTGTATTCCTACTCCAACCTCGGGATGAGCCTCCTCGGGGACGTGGTCGGGAAGGCGGCAGGCCGCGACTTCGCCTCCCAGGTCCGGGAAGAGATCCTTCTTCCGCTGGGGATGACCCGGTCGTCCTTCGCCTCGACGGCCGATCGGACGTCCTTCGCGTCGAAAGGGTACAGGGAGGGGAAGGAAGCGGAAGATCTTTCGCTGCGCGACATCCCGGCCGGCGGGCTGAACAGCAGCGTACTCGACCTGAGCCGCTTCCTCCGGATGGTGTTCGCAGGGGGGAAAGCCGGCGATCGCCAGATCATCAAACCCGAAACGCTCGCGGAAATGCTCCGTCCCCAGAACGCCGACGTTCCGCTCGACCTCGATTTCCGGGTCGGTCTCGGCTGGATGCTCGGGGGGTTGGGAAACATCGATATCCGCAACGGCGGCCCGGTGGCGCACCATGCCGGCTCCATGTTCCAGTTCCACGGCCAGTTGATCGCCCTGCCGGAAAGGAAGCTGGGGGTGGTGGTCCTGGCGAACTCCGCCACGTCGGGACCGGTCGTGGGGGACGTGGCGACGGAGGCGCTGAAACTCGCCCTGGAGGCGAAAACAGGCGAACGACAACCGGAACGGGAAACGCCAAAAGGGGGCGAGGGCTCCCTGTCCATGGAAGCGCTGCAACGGTACGAGGGGTGGTACGCCACTTCGTTCGGCACGGTGAACGTCCGCAACACGTCGAGGGGGCTGCGGGCCGACATCATGAACCGGACGCTGTGGCTGGCCCCCCTCCCCGACGGTTCGCTCCGCCTGCAATACCGGCTTCTGGGACTTTTCCCCATCCGGATCGAGGCACTGGCCGGCGTCGGCATCTCCCAGGTGGACGTGGCGGGACGGGAGATCCTTGCGGCACGCATGCGCGGGCGGGCGTACCCGATCGGAGAACGGATGCGGCCGGTCCCCGTCTCCGCGAAGTGGCTGGCGAGGACGGGTGAGTATGAGGTCGCCAATCCGGACGAGGACGCCGTCCTGCCGAAGAAGGTCCGGCTTCGCGCGGAGGACGGGTTCCTCCTCGTCGAATACTCCATTCCGCTTCTCTTTCCCGGCACGATGAGCTCCGCGATCGCGCCGGTATCCGACGAGGAAGCGGTGATCCGGGGGCTCGGCCGGGGGATGGGCGAAACGATCCGCGTGGTATCGAAGGACGGCGAGGAGATGCTTCTGTATTCCGGGTTCATGCACCGGAAAAAGCGCTGA
- a CDS encoding metalloregulator ArsR/SmtB family transcription factor produces MVQVSKQPESPATAGRTCRKGLASLLAPRLFKALSDPKRLSLLARLAEEKGPCTVGHVAEGSGVDLSVVSRHLAILREAGIIRCVKRGKEVFCIVEKTAVVRMLRELADALETCCPDKTLEDLPGGNPQTEPPGKKRSLRRTRP; encoded by the coding sequence ATGGTGCAAGTAAGCAAACAACCGGAATCGCCGGCCACGGCGGGACGAACCTGCCGGAAAGGGCTTGCGTCCCTGCTTGCTCCCCGGCTGTTCAAAGCCCTTTCGGACCCGAAACGACTCTCGTTGCTCGCGCGCCTCGCGGAGGAGAAAGGTCCCTGCACCGTTGGCCATGTCGCCGAGGGGAGCGGCGTCGACTTGTCGGTGGTCTCGCGGCATCTCGCGATCCTGCGGGAAGCGGGGATCATCCGATGCGTCAAGCGGGGCAAGGAGGTCTTCTGCATCGTGGAAAAGACGGCCGTCGTCCGCATGCTCCGCGAATTGGCGGATGCGCTGGAAACGTGTTGCCCGGACAAAACACTGGAGGACCTCCCGGGCGGCAACCCGCAGACGGAACCCCCGGGGAAAAAGCGGTCCTTGCGCCGCACCCGGCCGTAG